A window from Solanum stenotomum isolate F172 chromosome 7, ASM1918654v1, whole genome shotgun sequence encodes these proteins:
- the LOC125871027 gene encoding protein FAR1-RELATED SEQUENCE 1-like isoform X4, which translates to MDESNNHDEMVETSSPKEFTTNAVLPEGCFNVDNATDDVGIVETSTGKEFTPNGLEAEGRSNVEPYVGMEFESEEAAKAYYSTYATHLGFIMRVDAFRRSMRNGELVWRRLVCNKEGFSKSRQSQNGKKKCRAIREGCKAMIIVKKEQSGKWLVAKLVKEHNHALVVKPVNTPKGAVLCQTPDDKDVKIRELTAELQKERKRSAALQEQLDMLLKDMEDHSDQLSKNINGIVKSMRELESRKNVFPNGR; encoded by the exons A TGGATGAAAGCAATAATCATGATGAGATGGTAGAGACTTCAAGTCCAAAGGAGTTCACCACAAATGCTGTTCTACCTGAAGGTTGTTTTAATGTCG ATAATGCAACAGATGATGTGGGTATTGTAGAGACTTCAACTGGAAAGGAGTTTACTCCAAATGGTCTTGAAGCTGAAGGACGCTCAAATGTGGAACCTTATGTGGGTATGGAATTTGAATCAGAAGAAGCTGCTAAGGCATACTATAGCACATATGCCACACATTTGGGCTTTATCATGCGAGTAGATGCATTTCGACGATCTATGCGTAATGGGGAGTTGGTGTGGCGTCGACTTGTCTGTAATAAAGAGGGTTTTAGTAAAAGTAGACAAAGTCAGAACGGAAAAAAAAAGTGCAGAGCAATTAGGGAAGGATGTAAGGCCATGATAATTGTGAAGAAAGAACAGTCTGGAAAATGGCTTGTTGCTAAATTAGTGAAGGAGCACAATCATGCACTGGTTGTCAAACCTGTTAATACCCCTAAAGGTGCAGTCTTGTGTCAAACACCG GATGATAAAGATGTCAAGATCCGGGAATTAACAGCAGAGTTACAGAAGGAGCGTAAAAGATCTGCGGCTTTACAGGAGCAGCTAGATATGCTTTTGAAAGATATGGAGGATCACTCAGATCAACTGTCAAAGAACATTAATGGCATTGTTAAAAGTATGAGAGAATTGGAATCAAGAAAAAATGTCTTCCCAAATGGCCGATAG
- the LOC125871027 gene encoding protein FAR1-RELATED SEQUENCE 5-like isoform X7, with product MDESNNHDEMVETSSPKEFTTNAVLPEDNATDDVGIVETSTGKEFTPNGLEAEGRSNVEPYVGMEFESEEAAKAYYSTYATHLGFIMRVDAFRRSMRNGELVWRRLVCNKEGFSKSRQSQNGKKKCRAIREGCKAMIIVKKEQSGKWLVAKLVKEHNHALVVKPVNTPKGAVLCQTPDDKDVKIRELTAELQKERKRSAALQEQLDMLLKDMEDHSDQLSKNINGIVKSMRELESRKNVFPNGR from the exons A TGGATGAAAGCAATAATCATGATGAGATGGTAGAGACTTCAAGTCCAAAGGAGTTCACCACAAATGCTGTTCTACCTGAAG ATAATGCAACAGATGATGTGGGTATTGTAGAGACTTCAACTGGAAAGGAGTTTACTCCAAATGGTCTTGAAGCTGAAGGACGCTCAAATGTGGAACCTTATGTGGGTATGGAATTTGAATCAGAAGAAGCTGCTAAGGCATACTATAGCACATATGCCACACATTTGGGCTTTATCATGCGAGTAGATGCATTTCGACGATCTATGCGTAATGGGGAGTTGGTGTGGCGTCGACTTGTCTGTAATAAAGAGGGTTTTAGTAAAAGTAGACAAAGTCAGAACGGAAAAAAAAAGTGCAGAGCAATTAGGGAAGGATGTAAGGCCATGATAATTGTGAAGAAAGAACAGTCTGGAAAATGGCTTGTTGCTAAATTAGTGAAGGAGCACAATCATGCACTGGTTGTCAAACCTGTTAATACCCCTAAAGGTGCAGTCTTGTGTCAAACACCG GATGATAAAGATGTCAAGATCCGGGAATTAACAGCAGAGTTACAGAAGGAGCGTAAAAGATCTGCGGCTTTACAGGAGCAGCTAGATATGCTTTTGAAAGATATGGAGGATCACTCAGATCAACTGTCAAAGAACATTAATGGCATTGTTAAAAGTATGAGAGAATTGGAATCAAGAAAAAATGTCTTCCCAAATGGCCGATAG
- the LOC125871027 gene encoding protein FAR1-RELATED SEQUENCE 5-like isoform X5 — protein sequence MAVDESNNHDEMVETSSPKEFTTNAVLPEDNATDDVGIVETSTGKEFTPNGLEAEGRSNVEPYVGMEFESEEAAKAYYSTYATHLGFIMRVDAFRRSMRNGELVWRRLVCNKEGFSKSRQSQNGKKKCRAIREGCKAMIIVKKEQSGKWLVAKLVKEHNHALVVKPVNTPKGAVLCQTPDDKDVKIRELTAELQKERKRSAALQEQLDMLLKDMEDHSDQLSKNINGIVKSMRELESRKNVFPNGR from the exons ATGGCAGTGGATGAAAGCAATAATCATGATGAGATGGTAGAGACTTCAAGTCCAAAGGAGTTCACCACAAATGCTGTTCTACCTGAAG ATAATGCAACAGATGATGTGGGTATTGTAGAGACTTCAACTGGAAAGGAGTTTACTCCAAATGGTCTTGAAGCTGAAGGACGCTCAAATGTGGAACCTTATGTGGGTATGGAATTTGAATCAGAAGAAGCTGCTAAGGCATACTATAGCACATATGCCACACATTTGGGCTTTATCATGCGAGTAGATGCATTTCGACGATCTATGCGTAATGGGGAGTTGGTGTGGCGTCGACTTGTCTGTAATAAAGAGGGTTTTAGTAAAAGTAGACAAAGTCAGAACGGAAAAAAAAAGTGCAGAGCAATTAGGGAAGGATGTAAGGCCATGATAATTGTGAAGAAAGAACAGTCTGGAAAATGGCTTGTTGCTAAATTAGTGAAGGAGCACAATCATGCACTGGTTGTCAAACCTGTTAATACCCCTAAAGGTGCAGTCTTGTGTCAAACACCG GATGATAAAGATGTCAAGATCCGGGAATTAACAGCAGAGTTACAGAAGGAGCGTAAAAGATCTGCGGCTTTACAGGAGCAGCTAGATATGCTTTTGAAAGATATGGAGGATCACTCAGATCAACTGTCAAAGAACATTAATGGCATTGTTAAAAGTATGAGAGAATTGGAATCAAGAAAAAATGTCTTCCCAAATGGCCGATAG
- the LOC125871027 gene encoding protein FAR1-RELATED SEQUENCE 1-like isoform X1 produces MAVDESNNHDEMVETSSPKEFTTNAVLPEGCFNVDNATDDVGIVETSTGKEFTPNGLEAEGRSNVEPYVGMEFESEEAAKAYYSTYATHLGFIMRVDAFRRSMRNGELVWRRLVCNKEGFSKSRQSQNGKKKCRAIREGCKAMIIVKKEQSGKWLVAKLVKEHNHALVVKPVNTPKGAVLCQTPDDKDVKIRELTAELQKERKRSAALQEQLDMLLKDMEDHSDQLSKNINGIVKSMRELESRKNVFPNGR; encoded by the exons ATGGCAGTGGATGAAAGCAATAATCATGATGAGATGGTAGAGACTTCAAGTCCAAAGGAGTTCACCACAAATGCTGTTCTACCTGAAGGTTGTTTTAATGTCG ATAATGCAACAGATGATGTGGGTATTGTAGAGACTTCAACTGGAAAGGAGTTTACTCCAAATGGTCTTGAAGCTGAAGGACGCTCAAATGTGGAACCTTATGTGGGTATGGAATTTGAATCAGAAGAAGCTGCTAAGGCATACTATAGCACATATGCCACACATTTGGGCTTTATCATGCGAGTAGATGCATTTCGACGATCTATGCGTAATGGGGAGTTGGTGTGGCGTCGACTTGTCTGTAATAAAGAGGGTTTTAGTAAAAGTAGACAAAGTCAGAACGGAAAAAAAAAGTGCAGAGCAATTAGGGAAGGATGTAAGGCCATGATAATTGTGAAGAAAGAACAGTCTGGAAAATGGCTTGTTGCTAAATTAGTGAAGGAGCACAATCATGCACTGGTTGTCAAACCTGTTAATACCCCTAAAGGTGCAGTCTTGTGTCAAACACCG GATGATAAAGATGTCAAGATCCGGGAATTAACAGCAGAGTTACAGAAGGAGCGTAAAAGATCTGCGGCTTTACAGGAGCAGCTAGATATGCTTTTGAAAGATATGGAGGATCACTCAGATCAACTGTCAAAGAACATTAATGGCATTGTTAAAAGTATGAGAGAATTGGAATCAAGAAAAAATGTCTTCCCAAATGGCCGATAG